DNA from Ictalurus punctatus breed USDA103 chromosome 7, Coco_2.0, whole genome shotgun sequence:
CCTCTGTGACCACCAAGAACGATGCCAACCTAAAAATGTAATACCTTCATGCCATTTATGCCCAATGTTCTAATGTTATGTATTAGTACTGTAAAAAGTGTTTGTTATTGTGATATCTTGAATGAAGCTGTTTACCCATCCTTCACTACCAGTATGAGAGCCCGGTCTTTCGTTGTGTCTTCAGGTCGGCCTCGGTCACTTCTGAAAGTCCGCATGAGGAACAGGAGAAGGACGAATCCCCAGTAGAGAAACTGGAGGAGCCCCTGCCCAAAGCTCCCCTTCCTGCACACCTTCTGCCTCCACAGGTACATCCAACAGCAGTGGCACCACTACAAATTGGTGGGGCAAAATTTCCTgcttttaatgatatttaataaaatttttgctATTAATGATGGTTAAACTAGATATCATGTGCCTCAACAAATATCATCATTTTGTCTCAGAGAAGAAGCACATCTGTCATTTGTCtataaaaacatacagactAATGATATATTTTGCTTTTAGCATTATATGTAGCCAGGGTCTGATTATAATACAACAACAGGGCACAACACACCTTTTAATGAACATCAGAGTAGTTTGTTTTGACCTCACAtgtttcattttgcattttaccCCTCAGGCAGCTAATAACAGCAACAGCAAAGTTATATAGCACGAAGACATTAATGTTCCGCAGTAGGCTGTTTGTCACTGTAGTAGCCGTCTGTTTCACAAAACATATTTCCAGCAAGCTTTACTTACTTTATTTGAAGAATGTCATTTGAGGAATGTTTCTTTAATCGACTACAGAACATGTCTGTCACTTGCAGCAATTGAAACGTTAGCTGTACTGATTAAACACATGATTATTAAGAGCCAGTGAGCGTTAACCTGTTATCGCTCATAGGAGATCCCCTTTAGGAGAAATGTTCCTCCCCTTACCCCATTATTGCCAGTCATCCCTTCATCTAATTTTTAACAACTTTATCAGTTATGATTAAATGTCTTAATTTTCATAACACAAATCTACTGGCCTTCACATGACTATCCTCTGCcgcaatgtgttttatttcttatttaaactaTTTATCTGTCATAGGTAGACACAGGCTTTAAAGTTTTAAAGTATTCAGATGTCTGTTTGCATCTCAGTTACATGTTTATTTGCACTAATACTCAATATATTAAATCTTTGCATGTAAATTTATTCATCTAGTTACTctgatcatttgcatattgtcTGTGATTGGTGCAGACTTGGCTATGTAAAGACCACAGCATCGTTTTTTAAATTTGGGTATTAAAACCATCTCTGTTTTAAATGGAAGAAATGTGAATTTGTTGCTGTGTTAACAAACCCAAGTTGCAATCcatatagtaaaaaaataaataatttaagacTCACATATTTTTGCAGATACCCCCAGAGTTTGACATCGACTCGGATGCTTCGAAtgaccacacacagacaccagaATATGCCAAAGACATTTTTGATTACCTGAAGAAAAGAGAGGTTAGTCAGTGTACtcagttgtttttttacttttatttttttgtagtgGTATTTTTGTTAATACAAAATACAATCTGATTAGTCTTTGCATTAACACTTTATTACTTTACAAAAGTATTTCCAGATCTGCGTTGGACAGACAGCCAACAGTTATGATGTCTTGTTATTAAGTTCTATCAAGTTTCACAGAGATGTGACCTTTATATATGGTTCACCAGTAGGGTGTTGTTAGggcaaaatgtaaaacaaaaatttttttatttttttattttattttttttcctcaaccaTATGGTTGAGGTGGTCTTGTTTGGGTTTCAGGTGAAACTCAAGCATGGTTCGATTGCAGTGGGAAAGCGATTCGACTCAGAATCAACCCAGAATtggcagcattttttttctgtaaactgAGCTGTAAGGAACAAACTGAACCACTGCATTGATCTGaagaattgaaaaaaattaagtgaaaataaatgctggatgtgataaaatattttacactaGTTATTTATATAGTTGTCTAATCATCGTAATTGCTTACCTTTTTCCATCGCagtatttctgaccaatgaaaAGCATTTTTGGATTGTTTAATGATGTGCCGTCGGACTACTGGGAGTGAAAGCACATTTAGAACttgttaaaaataacttttcaaTGTTTTTCCTACCACAAACCGAATGGATTGTTTTATCCTTCAGGAGAAATTTGTGTTGCGTGACTACATGGACGATCAGCCGAGCCTGAACCCGAGCATGAGGGCAATTTTAGTGGACTGGCTAGTCGAGGTCCAGGTGAgtgctgtaatgtgtgtgttttataatatTGATCTGTTGTAGCGgtgtaatattttatatctCTCTAGAATACACTTGGGTCTATCCAGTTCAGATAATCCAATCtaacctttctctctctctctctctctctcactcactcactttttctctctgcaggagAACTTTGAATTGAATCATGAGACTCTGTACCTGGCCGTGAAGATGACTGATCATTATTTGGCTGTGGCTCAGGCCAGCAGGGAATCACTCCAGCTCATCGGCTCCACAGCCATGCTGCTAGCCTGCAAGTTTGAGGTGAGAGATGCCCATTTCCCTCCGCGTTCATTACTCACAAACCACACCCTGCTCATTATATAGTGCACTGATTTGGAACGCACGGATGTGCATAATCAGCATTATGCCTAGTATGTATTATACTGTTTGTAGACTTATATAGTAGAACAGGCTTGTGCACGTACACAGTGAAAAGGCAGAGCACTTGTTATAAAGATGACGTGTTTGTTGGAGTGTAAGTGTACCATGACAGGACGAGCGAACAACACAGTGCATGAACTCCCAATAGTTTCAAGTTACCTAAATGAGCGTACTCTCCAGGGGTTGGCACTATATGAGGTCATATAAGGTGTCCTCATTACTTCTAGAAAGTTGAGGCACTACACTGCTCAGATATTATCGAtgtattataaaaatgtgttttaaaatcttACTGCATTCATAGCAGCACTGCATTCCTGTTTGCTGGTGGTAGGGTGATGTATTGATATGATATTGTGGTAAATGATTACGCAATAcgcttttctgagatatcgttggtatgttGAGAGAGATATATTTTTCTAaacgtttttaataattacaaattaaatggtactgaatggatttTGGTGATTTGacgtatttttttaaacatacttttctttaatgcttaACAAAGAAGATTATCTCCCAGCCCTAGCTGGTGGTACTTTCAACAAATGCACCAGGAACAAAATATAGTTGACTGTTTAGAGGTCTTCAGATATTTTGATAAAATTTTAGCCATAATACTTGGTCCTACCACACACTTAATTTGCCATTATAGGAATAGCAATAGTATGCCATTTTGTAAAATTTCAagtttttggttaaatgtaAAAGACATTTATATAGCCAGACAGCAGTGAAATCAGTGAAGCAGCTTCAAATCCAGTAAACTGTGTTTCTGATTAGTATAGTATGTACTGTGTGACCTGCTTTTTTCCTTACAATGCTCATTCTTAAAATTGCTTTAATTGTAATGCAGACGTCTCTTCCTTTTCTGACAATATTTACTTAATGATAAATGTTCCCTAGTCACTCTTTCGGCTTCTGTTTCAGGAGAGGCTCCCACCTTGTGTTGATGACTTCCTGTATATATGTGATGATGCGTACAAACGCTCTCAGTTCATCTCCATGGAAGAGAGAATCCTACAGGCGCTGAACTTCGAACTCAATATTCCTGTTCCTTATCGATTCTTACGAAGATATGCCAAGGTAAGTGAGAGAAACTGCAGAGagggaatgtgtgtgagtgtgtgtgtctcaacTAGGTTATACAAAGGTGTATATGGAATTCTTTGAAGATGCACCAGATTCGATTGTCTGATATATAGGAGCAGAAAAGTTGACCTTTTTACGAGGGGGTggattttctacaacagcagcaggTTCGATGACTGAGTTTGTGGTGTGTAACAGTGTGCATATCTGATCTTCTGACCTTTTGTGGAAAACGTTGGCAGTTATTCAGAAGTAAGCATTTCGTTTATGTACGGAGCGCTGTTGTACTGAATCAGAACGGCTATTATTTGGCCCAAATGTAATGAACTATTGCTTGATTTTGAATTTTATGTAATAAGCACAAGTAAAGTGATGCGAACAGTGAAATGTACCAGTGCTGTTCTACTAAATATCAGCGCTCTTGGAATGCCACTTGTCCgatcaaattagtggactggaactaactgttgtgTAACAGTCTGTATATAAACGGTGTTATTGGGAGACAACATATTTTCACCAAATGCTTTTGGGTTTTAAAGGCTTTGCAGAAAACATGAATCTCATTAGTACATTATAGAGACTTGtacaaataacaacaacaacaaaaaatcttgtttgtgtatatataatactgtacactgagtgtagtgtgatgtgctGCAATGCCCACTGCAGGCTGAAGAGACAagagctgtgtctcaaatcacatactttTCTACTAttctgttgttgtgtgtgtttttatttatttatttatttatttatttatttatctatctatttatttatttattttatataaagtatTAACACAAACCAATTTTTTTTGATGTTTGAAGGCTACATGAGAAATATTCTGGATCCCCTAGACTAGTAAATACATTTGAATCAAAGCACAcagtttttgatttgagacacGGATCATGACTACAATCTTGGCGACAGTGGAATATCTTTAAAGAGAAACCGTCAGAGCTAATCTGTTCATTTTAGCAGCTCAAGCTGTGGCTTAGTGGCAAGCGTGTCC
Protein-coding regions in this window:
- the ccnb3 gene encoding G2/mitotic-specific cyclin-B3 isoform X3 — translated: MPFSRGKKPTVCKIPKLQFKSSENVEDGPHVKRSSSPAQGAPRKRTAFIDITNAHKVEFSNPIKKKDPTKKVQKKTSVTTKNDANLKMSASVTSESPHEEQEKDESPVEKLEEPLPKAPLPAHLLPPQIPPEFDIDSDASNDHTQTPEYAKDIFDYLKKREEKFVLRDYMDDQPSLNPSMRAILVDWLVEVQENFELNHETLYLAVKMTDHYLAVAQASRESLQLIGSTAMLLACKFEERLPPCVDDFLYICDDAYKRSQFISMEERILQALNFELNIPVPYRFLRRYAKCVNAGMDTLTLARFVCELSLLEMQFVPVQASLLASACLLVALVTKDLGGWTPSLQFHSGYSVEDLAPVARKLQHMLNSPSDSKLATVHSKYSHKVFFEVALMPTVSSETLERFLK
- the ccnb3 gene encoding G2/mitotic-specific cyclin-B3 isoform X2 — translated: MPFSRGKKPTVCKIPKLQFKSSENVEDGPHVKRSSSPAQGAPRKRTAFIDITNCFVKLQFDAAAAAADDDDDDVRRAHKVEFSNPIKKKDPTKKVQKKTSVTTKNDANLKMSASVTSESPHEEQEKDESPVEKLEEPLPKAPLPAHLLPPQIPPEFDIDSDASNDHTQTPEYAKDIFDYLKKREEKFVLRDYMDDQPSLNPSMRAILVDWLVEVQENFELNHETLYLAVKMTDHYLAVAQASRESLQLIGSTAMLLACKFEERLPPCVDDFLYICDDAYKRSQFISMEERILQALNFELNIPVPYRFLRRYAKCVNAGMDTLTLARFVCELSLLEMQFVPVQASLLASACLLVALVTKDLGGWTPSLQFHSGYSVEDLAPVARKLQHMLNSPSDSKLATVHSKYSHKVFFEVALMPTVSSETLERFLK